One genomic window of Biomphalaria glabrata chromosome 9, xgBioGlab47.1, whole genome shotgun sequence includes the following:
- the LOC129928419 gene encoding prostaglandin G/H synthase 2-like codes for MFFKTDVKKGPKFTWSGHGVDVTSIYGRNVQEENLLRSFDSGKLKMQTINGEEYPMFTKDVPITMGYPPNHPDTLKFAMGHPFYGLMPGLFLYKTIWMREHNRYHETGMMRDFFRQGNLLF; via the exons ATGTTCTTCAAAACAGACGTTAAGAAAGGTCCAAAATTTACATGGAGTGGACATGGG GTTGATGTCACATCAATATATGGCCGCAATGTACAGGAGGAAAATCTTCTAAGAAGTTTTGACAGTGGAAAACTTAAAATGCAG ACTATAAATGGCGAGGAATACCCCATGTTTACCAAAGATGTGCCAATAACGATGGGCTACCCACCAAATCACCCAGACACTCTTAAATTTGCTATGGGACATCCATTCTATGGGCTGATGCCAGGCCTCTTTCTGTATAAGACTATTTGGATGAGAGAGCATAACAGATATCATGAAACAGGGATGATGAGAGACTTTTTCAGACAGGGAAACTTATTATTTTAG